One genomic segment of Bombina bombina isolate aBomBom1 chromosome 4, aBomBom1.pri, whole genome shotgun sequence includes these proteins:
- the STON1 gene encoding stonin-1, whose translation MCSTNPGNWVTFEDETPFHSPQKALILSNENIYSPKSGGLRLNFSSEKLARSSSSNSTTPLPSPMTDFFMSPGPPSNSPLCTPIKECPITPCTPKLGLCNVQPPAEASGNVPFTLSSLSSSLSVNSSSNTPTTSHFDEASPPKHKSSNEVGCHSGSIHCNYLQKDCAFSSPFWNNDFPAIISTNANIKAERDEKDRIPAKTEPDTIEKETFNSQKSLNQCSFNYVCERLQNLKIDPPDNLKHLPLCTEKNSSSFIPQSLFRSQRKDGWPFMLRIPEKKNMMSSRQWGPIYLKVINGGILQMYYEKGLDKPFREVHLNQFCRVSESKLENLSVSDKIHTVKIEQVSYTEKRKYHPKLEVVHEAEIEQMLKLGTMDYCDLIDFITTVEEELLMLSPVSKPKKAYEESEMILEIIDNCWGKVTKDTKLKESSVISQLYCLCFTNSDTELFLTLNDADLQKISKNYFDKESKNNLIDILDYHFHKCVNKQEFEKSRIIKFKPIDGCRFELMRFKTNFSAEELPFSMKTAAVVQGAYVELQAFLNMSPSVIASPLNSVKYCENIAIHFPVPSQWMKALWTVSFQRQRSLKTKMNRRACLGSTYEIESEPVIQVTIGTAKYEHAYKAVVWKIDRLPDKNSSHDQPHSLSCKLELGSDQEIPHNWNPFATLQYVMPATSASGAELKSMGIENDIQPHKHVTQKTCYNIQVEIEVKRIKTEGDDLEKTGDCIIQ comes from the exons ATGTGTTCAACAAATCCAGGAAATTGGGTAACATTTGAGGATGAAACCCCATTCCATTCTCCACAGAAAGCTTTGATTTTATCCAATGAGAATATTTACAGTCCCAAATCAGGTGGGCTTAGACTGAATTTTTCCAGTGAAAAGTTAGCAAGATCCTCTTCATCAAATTCCACAACACCTCTTCCATCTCCAATGACTGACTTTTTTATGAGTCCTGGACCTCCAAGCAACTCACCTCTTTGCACACCTATTAAAGAATGCCCAATAACACCATGTACTCCAAAATTAGGATTGTGTAATGTGCAACCTCCTGCTGAAGCTTCAGGAAATGTGCCTTTTACTTTGTCATCTTTGTCATCTTCGTTATCAGTAAATTCATCTTCAAACACTCCAACAACCTCACATTTTGATGAAGCAAGTCCTCCAAAGCACAAAAGTAGTAATGAAGTAGGATGCCACTCAGGAAGTATTCACTGTAACTATTTGCAAAAGGATTGTGCATTTTCAAGTCCATTTTGGAATAATGATTTCCCAGCCATTATTTCTACAAATGCAAATATCAAAGCAGAAAGAGATGAAAAAGATAGAATACCTGCAAAAACAGAACCTGACACAATAGAAAAGGAAACTTTTAATAGCCAGAAAAGTCTAAATCAGTGTTCTTTCAATTACGTGTGTGAAAGACTTCAAAATTTAAAGATTGACCCACCTGACAATTTGAAACATCTGCCTCTCTGTACAGAAAAAAACAGTTCATCATTTATTCCACAAAGTCTTTTTAGAAGTCAGAGAAAAGATGGATGGCCTTTCATGTTAAGGATTCCTGAGAAAAAGAACATGATGTCTTCAAGGCAGTGGGGACCTATTTACTTAAAAGTTATAAATGGTGGAATTCTACAAATGTATTATGAGAAGGGTCTTGATAAACCATTCAGAGAAGTACATCTTAATCAGTTTTGCAGAGTGTCTGAGTCAAAACTAGAAAACCTAAGTGTTTCAGATAAAATACACACAGTTAAAATTGAGCAGGTTTCATATACAGAAAAAAGGAAATACCACCCAAAGcttgaagttgtccatgaagctgAAATTGAACAGATGTTGAAACTGGGAACAATGGATTATTGTGATCTTATTGACTTTATTACAACAGTAGAAGAGGAATTATTGATGCTATCACCTGTATCAAAACCAAAGAAAGCTTATGAAGAGTCTGAAATGATACTGGAAATCATAGACAATTGTTGGGGAAAGGTCACCAAAGATACCAAACTTAAAGAGAGTTCTGTGATATCTCAATTGTATTGCCTTTGTTTTACTAACAGTGATACTGAATTATTTTTGACATTAAATGATGCTGATCTTCAAAAAATTTCTAAGAACTACTTTGATAAAGAAAGCAAAAACAACTTGATTGACATTCTTGACTATCATTTCCATAAATGTGTCAATAAACAAGAATTTGAAAAGTCAAGGATAATTAAATTCAAGCCAATCGATGGCTGTAGGTTTGAACTCATGCGCTTTAAAACAAATTTTAGCGCTGAAGAGCTTCCGTTTTCCATGAAAACTGCTGCAGTAGTCCAGGGAGCATATGTGGAGTTACAAGCTTTCCTAAATATGTCTCCAAGTGTCATAGCGTCTCCCTTAAATTCAGTAAAATACTGTGAAAATATTGCAATACATTTCCCAGTTCCTTCACAATGGATGAAAGCACTTTGGACTGTGAGTTTTCAGAGGCAGAGATCTTTGAAAACAAAAATGAATAGAAGGGCATGTCTTGGGTCTACTTATGAAATAGAGTCAGAACCTGTAATACAAGTAACTATTGGAACCGCAAAGTATGAGCATGCGTACAAGGCTGTCGTATGGAAGATTGACCGACTTCCTGATAAAAATTCTA GTCACGATCAGCCGCATAGTTTGTCCTGTAAACTGGAGCTAGGATCTGATCAGGAGATACCACACAACTGGAACCCGTTTGCTACACTGCAGTATGTAATGCCGGCTACATCTGCCTCCGGAGCAGAATTGAAATCAATGGGAATTGAGAATGATATTCAGCCTCATAAACATGTCACTCAGAAAACATGTTACAACATCCAG